The DNA sequence tctagtgttagttgagttatcctccagaggatttgcttgttatgattaacaaacaaatagggggagattgtaagtctaaatataaagacaaccctatctgttacatagggatgataactcaacaatagaacaggacaagtaaataacactacgcctgcaccggaatcggaagatacgaagacaaaggttgaagaagccatctacagtcttgaaggaataagttcactggaagaagttcattaatatgttcatgcctcagtgaataataaagattgaagtattcaagattgtggaagcaatgaagatgttgtccaagtactcgaaagatttcagtgcaactcctgaagcaagatatttctatatatcttggttggttatttataatcaacaaactgaagcataaactaacccggaaccgactgatcaatgtttgctgacaaagatgatacaatgtttaacttcagtgttagtcgcttgtgaaccagaccagtgcactaagcgtcagcacgtacgaagctttgcaaagtatttatcgatcgaagaattgatccagtcatatcaagtcatttgttccaaagccaagccaagtcaaatgccagctatgccaaagcttactgctcaaatgccatatgtcaaagcttccacagaaagccatatcaggaagtgacattttatatatgtgtgcacttatatatttgtatatgtacaaatataattatatatgtatatatgtatatttaattaaatataatatatataatatatatgtatatatgtttttaaacatatgtatatgtatatttatatgtatatataattaaataaatatatatgtatatagtatatgtatttatattttacataaacatttatatatttaagtgtatatatatattatattatgtgcataaatatatgtatatttatatctataggtaattatatatatctctatttatatatttatatttatatttacatataattatatgtatattaaatatatttaaatatatgagaatatatttaaatatatgtatatatatattactctatgtttatataaatattatttatatatatttatatgtatatctttatttatacatatatttatataatattatgaatataatataatatatataatatatgatttgtgccaactcaagatttgagctaatttggctaagtagggagaggagcaaactcaagtcaatctcagtcaaaggagtgataacaagggaagcattacaatggtggagcaagttcatatttgccttagaatttctctaagtcaccaaGTACCTCTTGTACACTctgtggcgcaacatttgatccgggcgcaacatttgaccaaggcgcaaggtttgacccgggcgcaacatttgaccaaggcgcaaggtttgacccgggcgcaacatttgaccaaggcgcaaggtttgacccgggcgcaacatttgaccggtcaaatgttgctcctctaccaacaactcttggcacaaactccttgtaacttagaataatttctaagtcacaaacTCTACAAGGGAAGCACTATtttggaacaacatttgaccggtcaaatgttgctcctctaccaacaactcttggcacaaactccttgtaacttagaataatttctaagtcacaaacTCCACAAGGGAAGCactatattggaacaacatttgacctggtcaaatgttgctcctctaatcaACAGCTGTGGCGCAACTTTGTTTTGGAGTTAGAGTTATTTTGGATATCTGAATCCGTCCAGGATGAActcaatccgtccaggacgaactcgttaaccatggttagtttatgaaagcctataaatatgtgattgtggttctcacaatttacaacatccttcgggatggatggccaagtgctatgcacaaactctctcaaatatacacacaccctagcctagttttgtaccataaatatttgtagtggatagggcttgtaatatttagaggagtggtcattgtagccaagcttcgggtttggatttgtagcaccttcgaggtatttatcaatatacagatataccttggaaaatattgtgtgttggtttaatattttcatatcctcagaaaccgacccaataaatatccggaacacgaaacccattacaggactgcaatttatttatccgcaagattcgaaagaattttaaattgtagtgagtatcatattcaacccccccttctacgatactttggacctaacaaggtggcgcctctcacatcgctccgttctatttttctaattttctggaatttttggatgaaaaatatcaaaaattagaactaccttttttagtttcgggtatattagaagcaagtttcagaatctgattttgtttcagattatttatagaatatagtagcttgaaagttttaacctgattttgttttaaattatttaattatgggaaagagtagcacacaagtctttctgcacctataaatacccctgtagATCGTAGGGTTTTAAATAATCTAAATACAACCTtccctctctcaataccacaaccctacctctctctttctcttgcttgatttctaactcggtggtgctattcttctgcaacgataagtgaagactgtttatatagtattaaaaaaataaatgttcTTGCAAGCAAAGGTAATTTTAGACCGCTATGCGGGTGTCGACAAATTTAAACACgagaaaaaaatatagtcttgacatgatattgatggatgatatcaataaatcaactattaatgatgtatgtttgttggttattcttttataatatttgttttgttcattagacatgtttgttgttgttaagttttatatgatttattttgcatacaggaaaatatggtggagaagcgaggggcctgtaggtgacgcctctcacatcgctccgttctatttttataattttctagaatttttggatgaaaaatatcaaaaattagaactaccttttttggTTTCGGGTGTATTACAAGCAAATTtcataatctgattttgtttcagaatatttatggaatatagtagcttaaaagttttaatctgattttgtttcagattatttaattatgaaaaagagtagcacacaagtatctctgcacctataaatacccatatacattgtagggttttggatcatctaaacacaacctactctcactcaatactacaacctcacatatttaagttagatgtttttgtgcacaatcaatccaaaaaaattggaggaaggtgacaatgtaagaacatgattacttttcaaaaaaaaaaacacaaataaaattaagattcgtcgtactttaaattgttaattacatgtataaatttattttcattttttcaccatgaattatagtccaagtttgcaattttatatattagtattggtattacatcaagatttttataaataaaatttattttatcctacaaatattaattttgaaacattaatatactttttatagacatctacaaaattattttattctataaatattaatattaaatcattaatataatttttataggccgccgcaacgcgcggcttctcaactagtttataaTACTACAGAatacaaaattatgaaaaaaacttataatttaTGCTTCCACTGAATAACACATAGTcaaaacaaacataaacaaCACTAAAATTAGATCCAATATAACTCCATTATAGAACACAAAGTACTTAAAAAACgcataaaaaatatgatttatccTATATACtatgaaatcaaaaaattatcccaaaattatataaaataaaactttaTGCTTCTACGGTAGAACACATAACACGAAAAAGTCATAAACAATAGGAGAAATAGCAGTTCTTCTATATAACACAAATTAGATGAAACCATACTTATTCTACTACAGAACCATAAACCacccaaatattatttttaaaagatgcCAAAGTACACAAATACATGTTTCTACTGTAGAACCAATACATACACAAAAATTCTAAAATGAATTATATGCAAAACATATCCATATATATCCCCAAATGCATCTCAACCATATGAAGCACATATATTCTACAGtagaatatatgtaaataatataataaattgttaAATATATTCTACAATGTAATAAATCGTGATTCCGCAATAGAATCAAATTCACAgtagaattaaaaaaaacttacatCATACACACAAAATCAGATCTGTTCTTGTAGAACACAAAATATACGAAAATAAATTTCTTTTCATACCTAATGACCTTAGCATATTGTGATTATGATTCCTCTTCTCAATCGACctcacactacaagaaaaacagccTCAGACAACACACGTTACACAATAGTTCGAAAAAATTCTGTTGTGCCATTCCGACATACAACGGcgaaatattttttcttaaaatacagTTGTCTGAGAGCGGAACAGACATTGGTTACGTAAACTATTGTCTATTTGATAATATTCAAAACTCGACAGACAAGCTTTATTTTTGGAAGTGTTGTTTGACATTGTTAACACAATGGTCTAGTAACCGTTGTGAATCGAGGTGGTTAAGACAATGGTTTTTGATGTAGTGTTGTGTAATTCAGACTGTGGTTTTTTCGTACCATTGTCTTATTTTGTCTCCAACAATGGTTAATAAATACCATTGTAACGTAGGCAGCTAATAgacaatagttatatatatgcTCTGTTATTTATAAGGTTTTATAACAACGTGTATGGGAAGCCATTGTGTAAAGTGCAATGCTTTACACAATGGTTTTAAAAAACCGTTGTCTATTTActgatgataaaaaaaataacttgaAACTATCATCAGCCAACCAATACCAACCAAAATGCTAAACCAATATAGAGCAAAGCAAAGTTCTCAGACCAAACCAAAGTTCTCAACAGAATCAACCAACTACAAATGCATTAAGAAACTACAATCATCAACCAAATTCACTAACAAACTATAATCAGATAATACATAAACCAAACAAAATAATCGAATAACACATTATGTTAAGATTCCATCAGTTCTTGAGGCCATTTAAGATAGAGAATCATGGGACCTGGACTTCAAATTAAAATCCAAGTGTTGCAAAGGCAGGCAAGTGAATGTCAGTACCATTGTGGATGTTATCCATTCTTTTACGACCattgaatgattttttttgCTATGTAAAACCATCATCTATCAAAACAAGACATTCATATCTTATCAAGGTAGATGATGATTTTACCACAGCAAAAATAATCTTATCAATGTATAATATCAACCGCAAGGCATATGGACACCACTGGAGAGCTCTCGAAGGCACCCTGCACACcctgaaaaatcaaaaattaatgaattagatacaTATGCATGGTTTTAATTCCTTATAGATAATTCAACTTAAATAAGATGTTATTATGTATTACCCTCATGCAAGCTGAATCAATTCGTCTTCCTCCCGCATGTAGTTAGAGTTTTGTTCCTCGTGTTCGTCAACAGTGGGGAACATTGGCACATCTAGCTCATTCTCAAGTTCAATTTCTACGGAtccttcattttcatcatcacttTGATCATAATAGTTCTTGTCAGGTAATCTCAACACAACAGACCATATTTTCTCAAGAGGGTCATCAATATAACAAACTTGCTTAACATGTTTCCCTAAAACAAATGGATCATTTACAGAACCTAATTTTTGTAAATTCACCAATGTATATCCTAAGTCATCTACTTTAACCCCCCTGTTCATATCTACCCAGTTACAATGAAATATAGGGACTCTAAACTCGTTATAGTCTAACTCCCATATACTAGTTATTACTCCATAATATGTATGTGAAGTGTGTTGAATATCCATACCCTTACTCTGCACAATCATTGTATCTGCAACAACACAAACATCGCTGCCCTGAACTTGTCGTTTATCATCACGCTCTTTCGTGCTATAAGTTACACCATTAATTTTGTAGCCGCTGAATGTTGGAACATCCTTGTTGGGGCCTTCCGCAATCCACATGATCTCTTTAGTTACCTTATTCTTGTCATCAACCAACTCTGACTTAATCTgtccaattaaaatcaaatttactCGTCTAAATCAAactaaattcaaaatcataaaaaaactgAATTAAAAATTGCAAACATATACCTTTTTCTggaattaaaatcataaatcactCCAAGATCTAGTTTTGAACAATAATTTCCAGAACAATAAGCTACATTAATTGATCAAATCATTATACCTTTTTCTGTAACCATTTAGGAAATTCATCATTTTGCTTGTTTTTTAGCCAGTGTTCGTCATTCTCATGTTGTGGATATCTCATCATCAAGTGCGCCATATGTTCGCTGCAAGTAAAAGCAACTGCATGTCAACATGTTGATAAAAATACAGAAAATAGGGAAATAAgaaacacaaatttatataacttACTCTAAATATGGCCTAACGTCATTGATATTTTGAAGAGCACACAAATGAGCTAGGTGCAATTCCTTACCGTTGGGCTTTATCATTGTTGCACCTGATAAGGGTCTACATATTGTATCTTCATTATGTTTAGTATCTTGATGCAATCCTGTagtatcttccaagtcaaccaAACATTGCACAACCTCTTCTGCACAATACCCCTCGGCAATACAACCTTCTGGACGAGCTGGGTTCCGTACATACCCCTTGAAGGTCTTCGTATACCTCTCGAAAGGATACATCCAGCGTAGAAAGATTTGCCCGCAAAGCTCAACCTCTCTCACAAGATGAATTGAGAGATGTATCATCACATCAAAAAACGACGGGGGAAAGTGCTCCTCTAGCTGGCATAAGGTTTCGATCAACTGAGACTGCAGTTTTTCTAATTGATCTATCTCGATGACTTTGCTGCAAATTGCCTTGAAAAATAGGCAGAACCTAATAATTGTGCACCTGACCTATTTTTGAAGGCTTGATCTAATTACAATTGGTAGTAAGTGATGCAATATTGTATGGCAGTCATGAGATTTCATACCAACAAGCCGAAGTTTTTCCATTTTTACCAGATTCTTGATGTTTGAACAAAATTCATCTGGCAACTTCATCTTAAAAAAGGATGAGCAAACAATTTTGTTTTCTGCATTtaataagttccaggatgctaaGGGTACCTTCTCTTTCTTTCCAGGAGTTTTTGGCCTCAGCTCCGTTCTTATTCCCATCTCAGCCATGTCAAGACGGACAGACTCTCTATCTTTAGTCTTTCCTGGAATATTTAGTAGAGTACCAACCAAAGCTTCACAGATATTTTTCTCGATGTACATTACATCGAGGCAATGCCTAACTGGAAAAAACTTCCAATACTCAAGTTGGAAGAATATATAAACCTTCTTCCATATGGGTCGAGGTTCACCCTTCTTCCATCGAGGTTGGCATTGTTTCTTACCAAAGACATGGCTCCTTAGATGTTGTACTCTTTCAAAAACTTCCTCTCCAGTTAAAGGAATTGGAGCAACGCCCTTCTCCACAGTGTTATCAAAAGCTGATTTTTGCCTTCTATATGGATGTTGCCTTGGTAACCACCTCCGATGCCTCATAACCACTGTCTTGCGGTAATTAACCAGCCTTGTAGCATTTGTTTGATCAACACAAATTGTACAAGCATTATACCCTTTAGTGACATTTCCAGACAAACAGCCTAAAGCTGGATAATCACTTATTGTCCATAATAAAATTCCCCTAAGCATGAAAAACTCTTTCTTATATGCATCGTACACTTGCTTCCCATGCCATAACTCCTGTAAATCTTCTAAAAGCGGTTGGAGGTACACATCAATATCATTTCCTGACTCAGTCGGGCCAGATATCAACAAGCAAAGCATTATATATCTTTTCTTCATAGAAAGCCAGGGTGGAAGATTGTAAATCGATAACAATACATGCCAGGTTGAGTGATCAGTACGATTTCCGTGGAAAGGATTGAATCCATCAGATGATAAAGCCAGTCGAAGGTTCCTAGTCTCTGATGCGAATTCAGGCCACTTTTGGTCAACATCTTTCCATGTTTTTGAGTCTGCTGGATGTCTCAATTTACCATCTTTTTTTCGCTCGATATCATGCCATGTCATGTTCTTTGAAATGTGGTCTGTATTGAATAAGTTTCTCAATCTTGGTATCAACGGAAAATACCATAAAACCGTAGTAGGGACCCCTTCAAGTTCCTCTCCTTTCTTGTTTAATTTCCACCTTGAGGCCTTACATATGCGGCAAACAATTTCATCCTCATCTCTCTCGCCACGGTATAGAAGACAATCGTTTGGACATACGTGAATCTTTTCATACCCCATTCCTAGCAGACATAAGGTTTTCTTGGCTTCATTAAAGGAGGATGGGATAGTGTTACCTTCTGGAAGCATAGAACCAAGCAAAATTAAAACTTCAGAGAAGCATGAATCAGACATATCATGCTTTGCTTTCAAGTTGTACAGTTTAACTAACGCTCTTAACTTAGTGTAACTCTCACATCCGGGATAAAGAGGTTGTTGTTCACTTTGAACATGGTTAATAAAATCTAATGAATTCGAAGAACTGTAATAATCTTCATCACCACCATCCATTGCTCTGTAGACGTGGCCATCAAATTCAGTACTGTATGTCTCATCTAAAGAAGGACTCCCAGCTAAATTTGTCTCACCATGCCATATCCAACGCGTGTAAGTTTCATCAATTCCATGTTAGAAAAGATGGTTTCTAATTAACAGTCTGAGATTTTCATGATTTAGTGTGTGCGCATTTTGGACATGGACAACTTAGTTTTTCTGCATTACACCCATGCTTAGAAGCAAACATCAACAATTCTTCTACACCTAATTGATACTCTCTGCTTCTTCTATCAGCTCTCAACCACGATCTATCCATATTCCAATGATTCAGGGGGAGACGACCTTCTGCAGATTAAGGAACAAATTGAGTGCCAAATAAATTTCATATCCGAATTTCATGCCTAAAATTAAAATCCTACCTATTCTTAACAGAATTAACAAACTATATACAATCAAAAATTCTTAACATAATAAACAAACTATAAATATCATCCAAGAATAGCCATATATAAgcataaaaagttaaaatttattcaaatcaTTCTTGCCTAATCATACCACAATCAAACCCCAATCAAACCCCCATGAATACCACAATCATACAACTGAGCAGCCTAATACTATGCCTAATCAAAACCCCTACTTCCACAACCTCAGCCAGGCTCAACAAATGCATATTACAAgtattaaaacaaaatcaaaacataTATGAGCATAAAAATAGATcccaaaaacaaaattaagtgcaaaatatagaatatatcaaaatacaaataaaataccTCAGAAATAACTGTGAATCTCGTTTTGATTACAACCCTTTCGTTAAATACCGAATGGAGAATGGTTCAGTCAAATGAGATATGAGATGGAGATGTGTAAGATGAGATATGAGATGGAGTTGAGACAAAGATTTGTAGAATTGAAGATTTGGAGATTTGAAGATTCAGAGAATTGAAGATTCGGAGATTTGGGCATGAAAACGAGATTTGGAGATGTGGAGATTCAGACACAATAAATGAGATGCGGCTGTAATGAGATGTGGAGATAAGGGTTATACGCTTTAGTCTTTAGTGTTACACAACTGTTTAATTAACGGTTGTAAGGAGACAGTCTTAAGAACGGCTCCACATAAAACACTGTTGTATgacaattaaactaaaaaaaagttaaaataaaaatgaaccaAATTACTATGGATCGTTGGATTTAAACCGATCTAGATCTTGGCCGTCAATacaaattagatattatttCATTTTCCTCTACCTAATTTCcaaattttatttctatttagacaacggtttttttaaaagaatttagtTCCCCCCAAAAATTTAGTTTCCcacttcttttaaaatttcGTTTCCGCccttagttttaaaattttcaaatcacAATAGACAACTAAACCGTTAAAACACCATTGTCTATTAAACATTAGAGAACAAAAAAgacctttttataataagataaaattactattatggctaattttgttatataagcatataaataagaataaaaaaaattgacaaaaattgcacatgactaatattgatatatcctgacatccgtacggttatatcatcgaaaaaaatattttaaaattagtacgGAGCAAATCGTATAGATAACAAAAGTTCTATTCAGTACGTCCTATACTGGAAGCATAAAAGACATACTAATACTCCTGTCCGGGTCTAATATTAACAAAGATTTTAAGAACGAGATAGTATCTTAACCGAATACACATAATCCCATGAGGACACACGCTGTAATCTTATATCTTGTAACAAGGATTTAGATATTTTCGAAACGGGAATCTTTTAAGAACGAGATAGTATCTTAACCGAATACACAGAATCCCGTGAGGACGCGCCCTTTAATCTTATCTTTGAACAAGGATTTAGATATTTTCGAAACGGGAATCTTTTAAGAACGAGATAGTATCTTAACTGAATACACAGAATCTCGTGAGGACGCGCCCTTTAATCTTATCTTTGAACAAGGATTTAGATATTTTCGAAACGGGAATCTTTTAAGAACGAGATAGTATCTTAACCGAATACACAGAATTTCGTGAGGACATGCCCTCTAATCTTATCTTGTAACAGGGATTTAGATATTTTCGAaacgggggggggggggggggggtttaaGAACGACATAGTATCTTAACCGAATACTCATAATCCCGTGTGGACATGCCCTGTAATCTTATCTTGTAACAGAGatttacatatttttgaaattggaacctTTTAAGAACGAGATAGTATC is a window from the Daucus carota subsp. sativus chromosome 8, DH1 v3.0, whole genome shotgun sequence genome containing:
- the LOC108197905 gene encoding uncharacterized protein LOC108197905, which produces MDGGDEDYYSSSNSLDFINHVQSEQQPLYPGCESYTKLRALVKLYNLKAKHDMSDSCFSEVLILLGSMLPEGNTIPSSFNEAKKTLCLLGMGYEKIHVCPNDCLLYRGERDEDEIVCRICKASRWKLNKKGEELEGVPTTVLWYFPLIPRLRNLFNTDHISKNMTWHDIERKKDGKLRHPADSKTWKDVDQKWPEFASETRNLRLALSSDGFNPFHGNRTDHSTWHVLLSIYNLPPWLSMKKRYIMLCLLISGPTESGNDIDVYLQPLLEDLQELWHGKQVYDAYKKEFFMLRGILLWTISDYPALGCLSGNVTKGYNACTICVDQTNATRLVNYRKTVVMRHRRWLPRQHPYRRQKSAFDNTVEKGVAPIPLTGEEVFERVQHLRSHVFGKKQCQPRWKKGEPRPIWKKVYIFFQLEYWKFFPVRHCLDVMYIEKNICEALVGTLLNIPGKTKDRESVRLDMAEMGIRTELRPKTPGKKEKAICSKVIEIDQLEKLQSQLIETLCQLEEHFPPSFFDVMIHLSIHLVREVELCGQIFLRWMYPFERYTKTFKGYVRNPARPEGCIAEGYCAEEVVQCLVDLEDTTGLHQDTKHNEDTICRPLSGATMIKPNVAFTCSEHMAHLMMRYPQHENDEHWLKNKQNDEFPKWLQKKIKSELVDDKNKVTKEIMWIAEGPNKDVPTFSGYKINGVTYSTKERDDKRQVQGSDVCVVADTMIVQSKGMDIQHTSHTYYGVITSIWELDYNEFRVPIFHCNWVDMNRGVKVDDLGYTLVNLQKLGSVNDPFVLGKHVKQVCYIDDPLEKIWSVVLRLPDKNYYDQSDDENEGSVEIELENELDVPMFPTVDEHEEQNSNYMREEDELIQLA